TTTAGTCACTACTACTACCAATATAGAACTCTTGGGTGGCTCTAATATTCTGTTTGAGTACTGATGCCACCGAATCATTGTCATCCAACAGTCTCAATACTAAAGCCTTGATGTGCATTTCAGTCACCAACACAAGTCCTCCTATCAACTTAAAAAATACATGCATACAACTGTTTCCTATACGTCCACAATCTTTTTTCCCGACGTGTGCATATTGGCATTACATTTTGAATGAACGACCATCTTGACTTCAATACCCACTACCATCAGACTTTCCCATCTCCTGTTGGGTATTAAAATTAGAACCAACCAACCATTGTCATCctatactaaaacacctctccatTTCATGGCTAGTAGATATAAGGATGTGATTCCCATGATATCCATAACCAACACCAGTCCTCCTATTAAGTGAATGAAAGAAACCACAATGCCCATACAATAGTTTTCTGCAAAACTCCACTGATAGAAACTACTTGGGTGGTTTTCAGATTCCATTTGGGTACTGATGCCACCAATTATTCATTGTCATCCAACAGTAATAAAGTTCTGATGTGCATTTCCATAACCAACACCAGTTCTCCTAGTAGTAGTAGAAAGATCACCATGCCCTTACTCACAAAAACATCCACTATTATAACAAGAAGATAAATATGAATATCTATGGAACCGAAAAGGCCACCAGAAACCGGCTATATAAACACCCCATCCACCCCACCTCTGCCAAGTGCTACCTCTCCCACGCTCTCCTCCAACTCCAAGAACCCCAAGCAGAGCCAAACCCCAAGAACCACAGCATGTCCGCCATGGCCGCGACCGGAGCAGCGCTGCGTCTACACCTCCTGTTCCGGATGCTGCGGGTGGGGGAGCTCCTCGCCTTGGCGGCGCTCATCTCCTGGTCCTCCTCCCGCGCGCCGTCCGCGGCCGCCGCCGCGGTGCGCGTCGCCGGCAGCCTCCTCTTCAGCCCGCGCTTCGTGTTCGTCCTCGGCAACGCCATCGTGCTCCTCTTGCTGGCGCTGTCCAGGCGCGAGCGGGACTCGTCACCGCTCTCCTCCGCCACCGGTGCCGCCTCTGCCGGCGTCGCCGTCGACCAGGTCCCCGCGGTGCCGGCCGTGGACAGCTTCCCGTCATATGCCGCCCCGACGATGCCGACTCCGGAAAGGGAAGCGCCGGTGGTGGTTGTAGCAGCACCGGCGCCCGAGGTGGTCCCGTGCAGGGAGATGACGACGGTGTACGAGGAGGAGGTCAAGCCTGCCGCGGCAGCGCGCGTCGTCCTGAGCAAGGCCCGCGCGCCGAGGCGGAGCAGGTCCGAGAAGATGAGCCCGCGCGGGGTGGGGTCCCGCCGCGCGGCGTCCCCGGAGCAGCAGCTGATGCCACTGATGCGGCGTTCGGAGTCGGACAACGGGCGCAGGCGGCGGTCGTCGGCGTCGGCGCGGGACGTGGCGGCGGCGTGGGCCCCCGGGACGGACGACGCGGCGGAGTTCCAGCGGAAGGTGGAGGCGTTCATCGCGAAGCAGACGCGGTTCCGGCGCGAGGAGGAGTGCATGGCCGGCGTTCTCGTCGCCGTGGAATGATGAGCCGATGATGGTCTGCTGAGCATGTCTTCGTGTGCAAAGTACATATGGAAGAACAAGGGCCTCGCTCGCTCTTGCTAGATAGCTTAGGTACTCTGATGTGATCCTGCTCCCGCTAGCTCTTCGTCGATCTTCCTCCTCGGACCGACGCCATCTTTTCTGGCGCGCGATGGGTGCAGAGTGAACAGTGGAGTTTGCGTGGTTTTCTTTGCTGAATCCATCGGATCATTGAACCGGATGGTTTCTGCATATGCGGTGAAAAAGATGCAGAAATAAAAACGATCTCAAATGCATCGTGTCTCTTCACCCccagaaaaaaaaaaggaataaAATTCGTGTCTCGGTCGGTCGGTACACGAAGAGGACAAAGGTAGCAGTGGAACAGACCGCACGACACATGAGACATGACTCGACGGATCGGAATCAGATGCCATGCCAATAGGATACTCCTTCCTAGTATACAGGGCCACTATCTCATTTTCCATATGCTCCCTTGGTACCGGATAAAAATTATATTTCGATAGTGGCATTGTATTAAAGGATGGAGGGAGTGTAAAACTCACTCGATTCTTCGAAGTGCAAGGTTAAAAACCGAGATGATCTCATCTCATATATTTGCTAGTTTTTTCTCCTTGGATCAATCCGATCTCTATCCTCTGCCGCGCCtcttggaaaacaaaaaattggaAGATGAAAGATAAAGCCACCATCGATGTTGAATTTCCTTGTGAAAGACTTGGTGTGCTTTGGTGCTCTCTTTTCCCTTCCGCTATCATCAGAGTTGAAGGGATAAGTTAGCCCACGAAAGAGCATTGCTAGATCTTCACCATTTATATGAGACCAAAGTTTGCAGATCGAAGGGACACTAAGGAAATACCTCGTGAACCGATCGATTTCACAGAATATGTTTCGCGTCGAGATAGGATAAACTCGGATTAGAACAAAACCGAACGACACATGACAGCATGACACGATGGATTGGTCAGAATCGGATTCCCAAGAGGATTTGTGTGCAGCTGGTCGGAATAGCAGCACGTACACATATGAACCGAAACGGCCCATTGATATGACCATAAAGTGCAGGTTAAGGAGTAGTAAAACGCAGGAAGATCAATCAGTGTACGTTACTGCATTGGGAGTAGGCCGTGCGGCTAGTACTACAGTGGCAGCGCGCCGGCCGTGCAGAAGCTCGTCGGTTTCCTTTGTCGGAGGATCTGACCCCAGCCTGGAAGGGACGGGGCTTGCCTGCGGCGCGTCCCTGCGACCATCTGTGCGCCCGGACGCATCGAACGGCTGCCGCCTCAAGGCCGTCTAGCTTGTCATTTTTTGTCTCAAAGAAAATATCAGAAATACCGATTATTAATACTCATCTCTTCCGTAATACACGCATGTCGTTCAAACTAATCTCCTTCCGGCAGACGCACAGCTCCAGCCGCTGACCTCCGCCGTGACTCCTAGCACAGCCCATCTCCATcattgtctttttttttttttttttgcaggcaGTAGGGCCGACGCTGCCGTCCGCGCTGCGTACGCCTAGTGCGGCACCTTGGACGTCGTCGACCACAGATTGACGGCACCACGGCGGACCAGCCTGCCCAGCCATCGTCCGCGCTTGCTTCCTTGGCGGAGAAGCTCTTGTTCGGCTTCCACAACTCAACCAGGCAGGAGCAGAGTCACCAATCGACAAACATAGATCACGCTTGGGGGCAACTAGCAATTCGTAGGTTAGAAGGACAGCGCCAACGAGCAATTCGTAGTGTCTTGAGTCGCATGGAAGTCGATCATGATGAACTGCACTATAGCAGACCCGCGCCCAGCCGC
This Lolium perenne isolate Kyuss_39 chromosome 1, Kyuss_2.0, whole genome shotgun sequence DNA region includes the following protein-coding sequences:
- the LOC127327767 gene encoding uncharacterized protein: MSAMAATGAALRLHLLFRMLRVGELLALAALISWSSSRAPSAAAAAVRVAGSLLFSPRFVFVLGNAIVLLLLALSRRERDSSPLSSATGAASAGVAVDQVPAVPAVDSFPSYAAPTMPTPEREAPVVVVAAPAPEVVPCREMTTVYEEEVKPAAAARVVLSKARAPRRSRSEKMSPRGVGSRRAASPEQQLMPLMRRSESDNGRRRRSSASARDVAAAWAPGTDDAAEFQRKVEAFIAKQTRFRREEECMAGVLVAVE